A DNA window from Lathyrus oleraceus cultivar Zhongwan6 unplaced genomic scaffold, CAAS_Psat_ZW6_1.0 chrUn0079, whole genome shotgun sequence contains the following coding sequences:
- the LOC127112328 gene encoding 18.1 kDa class I heat shock protein-like — translation MSLFSNSIFGRRRSKSPQDHHHHHHQSRNNHPSHQTHGYEVSQTHTPHITLPPNFHEPSPIVDTIDIEWKETPEAHVFKAHLPGMKRSDVRVEVDDDRMLCIICEKSVEMEEQSGGWHRIEVASGHFVQRLTLPENSKVDHVKAYMDNDVLTINVPKNRVVNKRVRNVQVSHV, via the coding sequence ATGTCACTCTTTTCCAATAGTATCTTTGGTCGAAGAAGATCAAAATCACCACAagatcatcatcatcatcatcaccaatcAAGGAACAACCACCCATCACACCAAACCCATGGTTATGAAGTTTCTCAAACCCACACACCCCATATAACACTACCACCAAATTTCCACGAGCCATCACCAATTGTCGACACCATTGACATAGAGTGGAAAGAAACCCCTGAAGCTCATGTTTTCAAAGCACATCTTCCGGGGATGAAACGAAGCGACGTGAGAGTTGAAGTTGATGATGACAGAATGCTATGTATCATTTGTGAGAAGAGTGTCGAAATGGAAGAACAAAGTGGTGGATGGCACCGTATTGAGGTTGCTAGTGGTCATTTTGTTCAGCGTCTTACTTTGCCTGAAAACTCTAAGGTTGATCATGTTAAGGCTTATATGGATAATGATGTGCTCACTATTAATGTTCCTAAGAATAGAGTTGTCAACAAACGTGTTAGGAATGTTCAAGTTTCTCATGTTTGA
- the LOC127112323 gene encoding uncharacterized protein LOC127112323 produces the protein MGYTKEQLLAQLKELQINFSQYEHPVILTVEEGEKYVGNLGGGLSKNLFLKDKKHRFYIVSASVNTKVDIKVLSQRLGLGKGGLRMAPAEALTEMLQVPLGCVTPFAVVNDSARDVVLLLDQGFKTHEFCFFHPLANDMTISLNAHDLDEFLKSIGKDPSYVDFEAIPVVSKDQPPDLAALVPSSSILVSHQSEMQPSSQVPADGNHASVENKSQIVSEQVFKPSISKKVTKEKPVNNGHSSNSFADVGPLVEEILHKASDLLLSEIKEDTIKQHGEHLGTVVSDNLREVLVSDLKNLAMIFKNSAYTEGFHAGIHHQSKHL, from the coding sequence ATGGGCTATACAAAGGAACAACTTCTTGCGCAGTTAAAGGAGCTTCAGATTAATTTTTCACAGTATGAGCATCCAGTTATTTTGACAGTTGAGGAAGGGGAAAAGTATGTTGGAAATTTAGGTGGTGGGCTGAGTAAAAATTTATTTTTGAAGGATAAGAAACATAGATTTTATATCGTTTCTGCTTCAGTCAACACCAAGGTAGATATAAAAGTGTTATCTCAGCGGCTTGGTTTAGGTAAAGGAGGTCTCAGAATGGCACCTGCAGAGGCTTTAACAGAAATGCTTCAGGTGCCTTTGGGCTGTGTCACCCCGTTTGCGGTAGTGAATGACTCAGCACGAGATGTTGTGCTGTTGTTGGATCAAGGGTTCAAGACTCATGAGTTCTGCTTCTTCCATCCACTGGCAAATGACATGACTATATCTTTAAATGCTCATGACCTTGACGAATTTCTAAAGTCAATAGGAAAGGATCCCTCGTATGTTGATTTTGAGGCCATTCCTGTAGTGAGCAAAGATCAACCTCCTGATCTAGCTGCTCTAGTTCCATCCAGCTCAATACTTGTGTCGCACCAGTCCGAAATGCAACCTTCATCACAAGTTCCTGCAGATGGAAACCATGCTTCTGTTGAGAATAAGTCCCAGATAGTTTCAGAACAAGTTTTCAAACCATCCATTAGTAAGAAAGTTACAAAGGAGAAACCAGTCAACAATGGTCATTCATCAAACTCCTTTGCAGATGTTGGGCCATTAGTTGAAGAAATATTGCATAAAGCATCAGATTTACTGCTTTCAGAGATCAAGGAAGACACTATAAAACAACATGGAGAGCATCTAGGCACTGTAGTGTCTGACAATCTACGGGAAGTTCTCGTCTCAGATTTGAAAAACCTTGCTATGATATTTAAGAACTCAGCATACACAGAAGGGTTCCATGCTGGTATTCACCATCAGTCCAAACATCTGTGA